In a single window of the Necator americanus strain Aroian chromosome X, whole genome shotgun sequence genome:
- a CDS encoding hypothetical protein (NECATOR_CHRX.G26345.T1) encodes MIFFIILSSLLITSLAQNEIDFDNPGNCGTAGSNWKPCIERKVADQVFGSCCERFVPPECRGLCIYETNAIEARVVLMHTIQPSRCRLYKYLPAIVHCAAQTHDNTECCRANGMAQIGEQCLQMCQPQANPRRFWGVKSLRKDLVVCLAKWDQIMQCHQSGLRARKVPRPTV; translated from the exons ATGATATTCTTTATAATTTTATCTTCACTATTAATCACGTCATTAGCCCAAAACGAAATCGACTTTGACAATCCTGGT aattgCGGAACTGCTGGATCAAACTGGAAACCTTGTATAGAGAGAAAAGTTGCTGATCAAGTGTTTGGATCATGTTGTGAACGATTTGTACCACCTGAATGTCGAGGATTGTGCATTTATGAGACGAATGCTATCGAAGCTAGAGTTGTG ctGATGCATACAATCCAGCCGTCTCGATGTCGCCTATACAAGTACCTTCCGGCTATCGTACATTGTGCAGCTCAAACTCATGATAATACCGAGTGTTGTCGAGCGAACGGTATGGCTCAAATCGGAGAACAATGTCTTCAAATGTGTCAACCACAG GCAAATCCACGTCGTTTCTGGGGAGTGAAATCGTTGCGGAAAGATTTGGTAGTATGCCTCGCTAAATGGGATCAAATTATGCAATGCCATCAGTCAGGACTACGTGCCAGAAAAGTGCCTCGACCAACTGTGTGA
- a CDS encoding hypothetical protein (NECATOR_CHRX.G26346.T1) — protein sequence MILLILFVAVASAMEFVPYKPSEPYRCGMFLQKRIDDKTLNYFYSSISYFLSLFSKTFPHKELLNRQALLGDFDAIRVSVETKYPDWWSWQRNWILFAACLLTIGILVPIIYLLYRCCVCCCLPRSQRKQTTDSRYDGCKRNLFNAVMTFLVFLDVFAAATLLITEQHAEYGLEELPSRLNYCIDDLNLYKRNTDARIRKLLIDDYQMLNRTIAAQLSNAGHMMIQTVKKLTGAQSVDALMNISKSAGEIHQSLLETNIQFKQLIIDYSQFEVEYSRMRQTLTDELQQCIRDETDSVKALCHKAEKVLEELVPVRLRITSNTFSEDVDTALEVVTAANIPQLLSETVDRFTAMQRRLQMEIDKKIHSSQTVLKQIADSLFVVAEKVSTQIRQVNFDTLYDVVAHASDPKDNPAVKYIHYSRWVSLAIVSVFMLIALCFLLGLFYGICGRRPTFYNDDCCVRSTGGKFYSCGIWMTVVTFTILSAITALLFFVVGNTSDIVCGTLRDPLSRPDIIELGERYVEIIRSRKKSTDDLLSLLGNVPLVDLIRACQRNETLYDVFELDKLYHLKRLKVIEKSEYEQLEGLLQLTFADLPPFESFNNTISTVSFDRLQQLAAIEIPEISRAVVSDIEAAIKALDISAKAKTFENTIDSNWIRPKVVSSMMEQIEKIDIELARPLRLRLGNIAKNLTLINERLTGMKIPVNSLLGKLQHSQALLSEDLRDSLQKAAKQQLHDIVANVDVYVDHVKYEMQHEVSSCTPVMEIFSSSTEAVCDQTIDPMNGAWMSMLVSLLCLLPILIVSTSLVNLYDKMHSYPKYKLSSVVETPQEHHQMSSFITDIYETRQKPGFSHYSYGNNYPRNFR from the exons ATGATTCTACTCATCCTATTCGTTGCTGTTGCATCCGCAATGGAGTTCGTTCCATACAAACCAAGTGAACCGTATCGATGTGGAATGTTCTTACAGAAACGAATCGATGACAAAACACTTAATTACTTCTATTCAAGTAtcagttattttctttccctcTTCTCAAAGACATTCCCTCATAAAG AACTTCTGAATCGACAAGCGTTACTGGGTGACTTCGATGCGATTCGAGTATCCGTTGAGACCAAGTATCCAGAC TGGTGGTCATGGCAAAGGAACTGGATTCTCTTCGCCGCTTGTTTACTTACGATAGGAATACTAGTGCCtatcatttatcttttgtACAG atgttgtGTTTGCTGTTGTTTACCTCGTTCCCAAAGAAAGCAAACAACTGATTCACGATATGACGGGTGCAAAAGAAATCTCTTCAATGCGGTTATgacatttttggttttcttagATGT TTTTGCTGCTGCAACTCTACTAATTACGGAACAACATGCAGAATACGGGTTGGAGGAACTTCCAAGTCGTCTGAATTACTGTATTGATGATCTAAATTTGTACAAACGAAATACAGATGCG AGGATACGAAAACTTCTCATCGATGACTATCAAATGCTTAATCGTACCATAGCGGCGCAACTATCAAATGCTGGACATATGATGATCCAAACTGTGAAGAAGCTTACCGGAGCACAAAGTGTCGATGCGTTGATGAATATAAGCAAAA GTGCTGGAGAAATTCATCAGAGCTTGCTCGAGACGAACATACAATTCAAACAACTTATCATCGATTATTCGCAATTTGAA gtggAATACAGTCGTATGCGCCAAACATTAACCGATGAACTGCAACAATGTATTAGAGACGAAACTGATTCTGTGAAAGCGTTATGTCACAAAGCAGAGAAAGTTCTCGAAGAATTGGTACCCGTTCGATTGAGAATCACATCG AATACCTTTTCGGAAGATGTGGATACGGCTTTGGAAGTAGTGACAGCAGCTAACATTCCACAACTTTTAAGCGAAACTGTGGATCGTTTCACAGCGATGCAACGTCGATTACAAATGGAAATCGATAAGAAGATTCACT CATCTCAAACAGTGTTGAAGCAAATTGCGGACAGCTTATTCGTCGTAGCCGAAAAAGTTTCCACTCAAATCCGACAG GTCAATTTCGACACATTGTACGATGTTGTAGCTCATGCATCTGATCCCAAAGACAATCCAGCAGTTAAATATATACATTACAG TCGATGGGTATCGTTAGCAATCGTATCCGTGTTCATGCTTATCGCTTTGTGTTTCTTGCTTGGTTTATTTTATGGAATATGTGGAAGAAGGCCTACGTTCTATAATGATGATTGTTGCGTGCGGTCAACTGGTGGGAAATTCTATTCGTG TGGTATATGGATGACAGTTGTTACATTTACAATACTTTCGGCCATTActgctcttctcttctttgttGTCGGAAATACATCGGATATCGTGTGTGGAACGTTGCGTGATCCTCTTTCTCGACCGGATATAATTGAG TTGGGCGAGCGCTACGTGGAGATTATACGTAGCAGAAAGAAATCCACCGACGATTTGTTATCCTTACTCGGAAATGTTCCATTGGTAGACCTCATACGGGCATGCCAACGAAATGAAACACTATACGACGTGTTTGAGCTTGACAAGCTTTATCACCTTAAAAGACTAAAG GTAATCGAAAAATCAGAGTATGAACAACTGGAAGGGTTACTTCAGCTCACTTTTGCTGATCTACCACCATTCGAATCGTTCAATAACACCATATCGACGGTTTCGTTTGATCGTTTGCAACAGCTGGCTGCGATCGAAATTCCTGAGATCAGCCGTGCTGTCGTCTCAGAT ATTGAGGCTGCAATCAAGGCGTTGGACATATCAGCGAAAGCAAAAACGTTCGAGAACACCATCGACTCAAATTGGATTCGACCAAAAGTTGTTTCCTCA ATGATGGAACAAATTGAGAAGATTGATATCGAACTTGCTCGACCTCTTCGTCTAAGACTTGGGAATATAGCGAAAAATCTGACACTTATCAATGAACG GCTGACTGGGATGAAAATTCCAGTAAATTCGCTGCTGGGGAAACTGCAACACTCTCAAGCATTACTTTCAGAAGATTTGAGGGATAGTTTGCAAAAAGCAGCCAAACAGCAATTGCATGATATTGTTGCGAATGTTGACGTTTACGTCGATCATGTAAAATACGAG aTGCAACATGAGGTATCTTCATGCACACCGGTCATGGAGATATTTTCATCGTCAACTGAAGCTGTTTGCGACCAAACCATTGATCCAATG aacgGTGCATGGATGTCAATGCTCGTGAGCCTGTTGTGTCTGCTGCCGATTCTCATTGTTTCCACTTCACTCGTTAATCTCTACGATAAAATGCATTCCTATCCAAAATA TAAGCTTTCCAGTGTTGTTGAAACCCCGCAGGAGCATCATCAAATGTCGTCATTTATCACAGACATCTATGAGACGCGCCAAAAACC CGGCTTCTCACACTACTCTTACGGAAACAATTATCCTCGCAACTTCCGGTAG
- a CDS encoding hypothetical protein (NECATOR_CHRX.G26346.T2), with product MILLILFVAVASAMEFVPYKPSEPYRCGMFLQKRIDDKTLNYFYSSISYFLSLFSKTFPHKELLNRQALLGDFDAIRVSVETKYPDWWSWQRNWILFAACLLTIGILVPIIYLLYRCCVCCCLPRSQRKQTTDSRYDGCKRNLFNAVMTFLVFLDVFAAATLLITEQHAEYGLEELPSRLNYCIDDLNLYKRNTDARIRKLLIDDYQMLNRTIAAQLSNAGHMMIQTVKKLTGAQSVDALMNISKSAGEIHQSLLETNIQFKQLIIDYSQFEVEYSRMRQTLTDELQQCIRDETDSVKALCHKAEKVLEELVPVRLRITSNTFSEDVDTALEVVTAANIPQLLSETVDRFTAMQRRLQMEIDKKIHSSQTVLKQIADSLFVVAEKVSTQIRQVNFDTLYDVVAHASDPKDNPAVKYIHYSRWVSLAIVSVFMLIALCFLLGLFYGICGRRPTFYNDDCCVRSTGGKFYSCGIWMTVVTFTILSAITALLFFVVGNTSDIVCGTLRDPLSRPDIIELGERYVEIIRSRKKSTDDLLSLLGNVPLVDLIRACQRNETLYDVFELDKLYHLKRLKVIEKSEYEQLEGLLQLTFADLPPFESFNNTISTVSFDRLQQLAAIEIPEISRAVVSDIEAAIKALDISAKAKTFENTIDSNWIRPKVVSSMMEQIEKIDIELARPLRLRLGNIAKNLTLINERLTGMKIPVNSLLGKLQHSQALLSEDLRDSLQKAAKQQLHDIVANVDVYVDHVKYEMQHEVSSCTPVMEIFSSSTEAVCDQTIDPMNGAWMSMLVSLLCLLPILIVSTSLVNLYDKMHSYPKYVVETPQEHHQMSSFITDIYETRQKPGFSHYSYGNNYPRNFR from the exons ATGATTCTACTCATCCTATTCGTTGCTGTTGCATCCGCAATGGAGTTCGTTCCATACAAACCAAGTGAACCGTATCGATGTGGAATGTTCTTACAGAAACGAATCGATGACAAAACACTTAATTACTTCTATTCAAGTAtcagttattttctttccctcTTCTCAAAGACATTCCCTCATAAAG AACTTCTGAATCGACAAGCGTTACTGGGTGACTTCGATGCGATTCGAGTATCCGTTGAGACCAAGTATCCAGAC TGGTGGTCATGGCAAAGGAACTGGATTCTCTTCGCCGCTTGTTTACTTACGATAGGAATACTAGTGCCtatcatttatcttttgtACAG atgttgtGTTTGCTGTTGTTTACCTCGTTCCCAAAGAAAGCAAACAACTGATTCACGATATGACGGGTGCAAAAGAAATCTCTTCAATGCGGTTATgacatttttggttttcttagATGT TTTTGCTGCTGCAACTCTACTAATTACGGAACAACATGCAGAATACGGGTTGGAGGAACTTCCAAGTCGTCTGAATTACTGTATTGATGATCTAAATTTGTACAAACGAAATACAGATGCG AGGATACGAAAACTTCTCATCGATGACTATCAAATGCTTAATCGTACCATAGCGGCGCAACTATCAAATGCTGGACATATGATGATCCAAACTGTGAAGAAGCTTACCGGAGCACAAAGTGTCGATGCGTTGATGAATATAAGCAAAA GTGCTGGAGAAATTCATCAGAGCTTGCTCGAGACGAACATACAATTCAAACAACTTATCATCGATTATTCGCAATTTGAA gtggAATACAGTCGTATGCGCCAAACATTAACCGATGAACTGCAACAATGTATTAGAGACGAAACTGATTCTGTGAAAGCGTTATGTCACAAAGCAGAGAAAGTTCTCGAAGAATTGGTACCCGTTCGATTGAGAATCACATCG AATACCTTTTCGGAAGATGTGGATACGGCTTTGGAAGTAGTGACAGCAGCTAACATTCCACAACTTTTAAGCGAAACTGTGGATCGTTTCACAGCGATGCAACGTCGATTACAAATGGAAATCGATAAGAAGATTCACT CATCTCAAACAGTGTTGAAGCAAATTGCGGACAGCTTATTCGTCGTAGCCGAAAAAGTTTCCACTCAAATCCGACAG GTCAATTTCGACACATTGTACGATGTTGTAGCTCATGCATCTGATCCCAAAGACAATCCAGCAGTTAAATATATACATTACAG TCGATGGGTATCGTTAGCAATCGTATCCGTGTTCATGCTTATCGCTTTGTGTTTCTTGCTTGGTTTATTTTATGGAATATGTGGAAGAAGGCCTACGTTCTATAATGATGATTGTTGCGTGCGGTCAACTGGTGGGAAATTCTATTCGTG TGGTATATGGATGACAGTTGTTACATTTACAATACTTTCGGCCATTActgctcttctcttctttgttGTCGGAAATACATCGGATATCGTGTGTGGAACGTTGCGTGATCCTCTTTCTCGACCGGATATAATTGAG TTGGGCGAGCGCTACGTGGAGATTATACGTAGCAGAAAGAAATCCACCGACGATTTGTTATCCTTACTCGGAAATGTTCCATTGGTAGACCTCATACGGGCATGCCAACGAAATGAAACACTATACGACGTGTTTGAGCTTGACAAGCTTTATCACCTTAAAAGACTAAAG GTAATCGAAAAATCAGAGTATGAACAACTGGAAGGGTTACTTCAGCTCACTTTTGCTGATCTACCACCATTCGAATCGTTCAATAACACCATATCGACGGTTTCGTTTGATCGTTTGCAACAGCTGGCTGCGATCGAAATTCCTGAGATCAGCCGTGCTGTCGTCTCAGAT ATTGAGGCTGCAATCAAGGCGTTGGACATATCAGCGAAAGCAAAAACGTTCGAGAACACCATCGACTCAAATTGGATTCGACCAAAAGTTGTTTCCTCA ATGATGGAACAAATTGAGAAGATTGATATCGAACTTGCTCGACCTCTTCGTCTAAGACTTGGGAATATAGCGAAAAATCTGACACTTATCAATGAACG GCTGACTGGGATGAAAATTCCAGTAAATTCGCTGCTGGGGAAACTGCAACACTCTCAAGCATTACTTTCAGAAGATTTGAGGGATAGTTTGCAAAAAGCAGCCAAACAGCAATTGCATGATATTGTTGCGAATGTTGACGTTTACGTCGATCATGTAAAATACGAG aTGCAACATGAGGTATCTTCATGCACACCGGTCATGGAGATATTTTCATCGTCAACTGAAGCTGTTTGCGACCAAACCATTGATCCAATG aacgGTGCATGGATGTCAATGCTCGTGAGCCTGTTGTGTCTGCTGCCGATTCTCATTGTTTCCACTTCACTCGTTAATCTCTACGATAAAATGCATTCCTATCCAAAATA TGTTGTTGAAACCCCGCAGGAGCATCATCAAATGTCGTCATTTATCACAGACATCTATGAGACGCGCCAAAAACC CGGCTTCTCACACTACTCTTACGGAAACAATTATCCTCGCAACTTCCGGTAG